In Flavobacterium cerinum, one genomic interval encodes:
- the carA gene encoding glutamine-hydrolyzing carbamoyl-phosphate synthase small subunit, with the protein MKYSNRNQAILLLSDGTVFYGKSIGIEGTTFGEVCFNTGMTGYQEIFTDPSYFGQIMVATNAHIGNYGVHEDEVDSDGIKIAGLVCKNFSFNYSRPDASESLLEYFEKVNLVAISDVDTRALVSYIRDNGAMNAVICTDGTPIEELKKQLAAVPDMKGLELASTVSTKEPYYFGDENAAYRIAALDLGIKTNILRCLAERDCYIKVFPYNASFEALSAFNPDGYFLSNGPGDPDPLKEVQEVARQILATDVPVFGICLGHQIIALANGISTYKMFNGHRGINHPVMNVITNRGEITSQNHGFAVVREELEKHPDFEITHVHLNDGTVAGMRMKNKSCFSVQYHPEASPGPHDARYLFDQFVENIKLAKN; encoded by the coding sequence ATGAAATATTCAAATCGAAATCAAGCCATCCTTTTACTAAGTGACGGAACTGTTTTTTATGGAAAATCCATAGGAATCGAAGGAACTACCTTTGGAGAGGTTTGTTTTAACACCGGAATGACAGGATATCAGGAAATCTTTACTGATCCGTCTTATTTCGGACAAATCATGGTGGCAACCAATGCACATATCGGAAATTATGGTGTACATGAAGATGAAGTGGACTCCGATGGAATTAAAATCGCCGGCCTGGTATGTAAAAACTTTAGCTTTAATTATTCACGTCCCGATGCTTCTGAAAGCCTTTTGGAATACTTTGAAAAAGTAAATCTGGTAGCAATTTCAGATGTTGATACCCGTGCTTTGGTAAGTTATATTCGTGATAACGGAGCTATGAATGCAGTGATCTGTACTGACGGAACACCAATTGAAGAATTGAAAAAACAATTGGCAGCTGTTCCGGATATGAAAGGATTGGAACTGGCTTCTACAGTGTCGACTAAGGAACCGTATTATTTTGGTGATGAAAATGCAGCATATCGTATTGCTGCGTTGGATTTGGGAATCAAAACAAACATTCTGAGATGTCTGGCTGAAAGAGATTGTTATATAAAAGTATTCCCTTATAATGCATCCTTTGAAGCGCTATCAGCTTTTAATCCGGATGGTTATTTTTTATCTAACGGACCTGGTGATCCGGATCCGTTAAAAGAGGTGCAGGAAGTAGCACGACAAATTCTGGCAACAGATGTGCCGGTATTTGGAATTTGTCTTGGACATCAGATCATCGCCTTAGCTAATGGTATTTCAACTTATAAAATGTTTAACGGACACAGAGGAATTAATCACCCGGTAATGAATGTAATTACAAACAGAGGTGAAATTACTTCTCAAAACCACGGTTTTGCAGTTGTTCGTGAAGAATTGGAAAAACATCCCGATTTTGAAATCACACATGTACACTTAAATGACGGAACTGTAGCAGGAATGCGTATGAAAAACAAAAGCTGTTTTTCTGTACAGTATCACCCGGAAGCAAGTCCCGGACCGCATGACGCCCGTTATTTATTTGACCAATTCGTTGAAAATATTAAATTAGCTAAAAATTAA
- the rpsD gene encoding 30S ribosomal protein S4 has product MARYTGPQTKIARKFGEAIFGDDKSFEKRNYPPGQHGLAKKRGKKSEYAIQLMEKQKAKYTYGILERQFRNLFEKASASRGVTGEVLIQLCEARLDNVVYRMGIAPSRRAARQIVSHRHITVNGEVVNIPSYHLKPGDKVAVREKSKSLEAIERSLSNSSTVYEWITWNNDTKEGTFVSVPARIQVPENIKEQLIVELYNK; this is encoded by the coding sequence ATGGCAAGATATACTGGTCCACAAACTAAAATCGCTCGTAAATTTGGTGAAGCGATCTTCGGAGATGATAAATCTTTCGAAAAAAGAAACTACCCTCCAGGGCAACATGGTTTAGCAAAAAAAAGAGGTAAAAAATCGGAGTACGCTATCCAGTTGATGGAAAAACAAAAAGCTAAGTACACTTACGGAATCTTAGAGCGTCAATTCAGAAACTTATTCGAAAAAGCATCTGCTTCTCGTGGAGTAACTGGTGAAGTTCTTATCCAATTATGTGAAGCAAGATTAGATAACGTTGTATACAGAATGGGTATTGCTCCTTCTCGTCGTGCAGCTCGTCAAATCGTTTCTCACCGTCACATCACGGTTAACGGAGAAGTGGTTAATATCCCTTCTTACCACTTAAAACCAGGTGACAAAGTTGCTGTTCGTGAAAAATCAAAATCTCTTGAAGCTATCGAACGCTCGTTATCTAATTCTAGTACTGTTTACGAATGGATTACTTGGAACAATGATACTAAAGAAGGTACTTTCGTTTCTGTACCGGCTAGAATCCAAGTTCCAGAAAACATCAAAGAACAGTTAATCGTAGAGTTGTACAACAAATAA
- the rpsM gene encoding 30S ribosomal protein S13: protein MARIAGVDIPKNKRGIIALTYIFGIGNSRAKEILEKANVSEDKKVQDWNDDEIGAIREAVSYFKIEGELRSEISLNIKRLMDIGCYRGIRHRAGLPLRGQRTKNNSRTRKGKRKTVANKKKATK, encoded by the coding sequence ATGGCAAGAATTGCAGGGGTAGATATACCTAAAAATAAAAGAGGAATCATCGCGCTAACCTATATCTTCGGAATTGGGAACAGCAGAGCGAAAGAGATTTTAGAAAAAGCTAACGTAAGCGAAGATAAAAAAGTTCAAGACTGGAATGATGATGAGATCGGAGCTATCCGTGAAGCAGTATCTTATTTCAAGATTGAAGGAGAACTACGTTCTGAGATTTCATTAAACATCAAACGTTTAATGGATATCGGATGCTACAGAGGAATTCGTCATAGAGCTGGACTTCCATTAAGAGGTCAAAGAACTAAGAACAATTCTAGAACAAGAAAAGGTAAAAGAAAAACTGTTGCTAACAAGAAAAAAGCAACTAAATAA
- a CDS encoding citrate synthase, translating into MSKTAILEIDGNKYEFPVIVGSENEVAIDIEKLRAATGAITLDPGYKNSGSCKSDITFLDGEQGILRYRGYAIEDLAEKANFLEVSYLVIFGELPTAAQLEKFENDIRKYTLVNEEMKNIIDGFPKTAHPMGVLSSLTSALTAFNPKVVNVENEDEMYTAVCKTMGKFLVLATWTFRKTSGFPLNYYDNTKGYVENFLRLMFELPTGPYTVNPVIVDALDKLFILHADHEQNCSTSTVRMVGSSHAGLFASISAGVSALWGPLHGGANQAVLEMLEEIQKDGGDADKYLAKAKDKNDPFRLMGFGHRVYKNFDPRAKIIKKAADEVLATLGVNDPILNIAKKLEESALQDEYFKSRNLYPNVDFYSGIIYRALGIPTDMFTVLFAIGRLPGWIAQWKEMRVNKEPIGRPRQVYTGYALRTFKPMNER; encoded by the coding sequence ATGTCAAAAACTGCAATATTAGAAATTGATGGCAACAAATATGAATTCCCGGTAATAGTAGGAAGCGAGAACGAAGTTGCTATCGATATAGAAAAATTACGTGCTGCAACTGGCGCGATTACGCTTGACCCGGGGTATAAAAATTCAGGATCTTGTAAAAGTGATATCACTTTTCTGGATGGAGAACAAGGTATTCTTCGCTACAGAGGATACGCAATCGAAGACCTTGCGGAAAAAGCAAACTTTTTAGAAGTGTCTTATTTAGTTATTTTCGGAGAATTGCCAACTGCAGCGCAATTGGAGAAATTCGAGAATGATATCCGTAAATACACATTGGTTAATGAGGAAATGAAAAACATTATTGATGGTTTTCCTAAAACGGCACACCCGATGGGCGTTTTGTCTTCATTAACAAGTGCACTTACAGCTTTTAATCCGAAAGTAGTCAATGTGGAAAACGAAGACGAAATGTATACAGCTGTTTGTAAAACAATGGGTAAATTCCTTGTTTTAGCAACCTGGACATTCCGTAAAACTTCCGGTTTCCCGTTAAATTACTATGACAATACGAAAGGTTATGTGGAGAACTTCCTTCGTTTAATGTTCGAATTGCCTACAGGACCTTACACAGTCAATCCGGTTATCGTAGATGCATTGGATAAATTATTTATCTTACATGCTGATCACGAACAAAACTGTTCAACTTCAACGGTGCGAATGGTAGGATCGTCTCATGCCGGTCTTTTTGCTTCAATTTCTGCCGGAGTTTCCGCTTTATGGGGACCATTACACGGAGGAGCAAATCAGGCTGTATTGGAAATGTTAGAAGAAATCCAGAAAGACGGTGGAGATGCTGATAAGTATCTGGCTAAAGCGAAAGATAAAAACGATCCTTTCCGTTTAATGGGATTCGGACACCGTGTTTATAAAAACTTTGACCCGCGTGCGAAAATCATCAAAAAAGCAGCTGATGAAGTATTGGCTACTTTAGGTGTAAATGATCCGATTCTGAACATTGCTAAAAAATTAGAAGAATCTGCTTTACAGGATGAGTACTTCAAATCAAGAAATTTATATCCGAACGTAGATTTCTATTCCGGGATTATTTACCGTGCTTTAGGAATTCCAACGGATATGTTCACTGTATTATTTGCAATCGGACGTCTTCCGGGATGGATTGCACAATGGAAAGAAATGCGTGTTAACAAAGAACCGATCGGACGTCCGCGTCAGGTATACACCGGTTATGCGTTACGTACTTTCAAACCGATGAACGAAAGATAA
- a CDS encoding dimethylarginine dimethylaminohydrolase family protein — protein MLSLNVKNETSRLRAVVLGTAVSNGPTPTLDEAYDPKSLEHIKAGTYPVEPDMIKEMDAFNAVFEKYDVKVYRPEIINNYNQIFSRDIGFVIDDTFVKANILPDRERELEAIQYIIDQMNPAKVVRPPQEVHIEGGDVMVWNDHVFIGTYKGSDYKEYITARTNMEGVDYIKKLFPHKIVKEFDLVKSKIEPRDNALHLDCCFQPVGTDKGIIYKSGFREEADYMYLVNLFGMDNLFHIEREEMYHMNSNVFSIAPDVVVSERNFTRLNNWLRSKGITVEEIPYAEIAKQEGLLRCSTLPLIRD, from the coding sequence ATGTTGAGTCTAAATGTAAAAAATGAAACGTCGCGGCTTAGAGCCGTTGTTTTAGGAACTGCAGTAAGTAACGGGCCTACGCCAACTCTTGATGAGGCCTATGATCCCAAATCGTTGGAACATATTAAAGCGGGAACCTATCCCGTAGAACCGGACATGATCAAGGAAATGGATGCTTTTAATGCCGTTTTTGAAAAATACGATGTTAAAGTATACCGCCCGGAAATAATTAACAATTATAATCAGATCTTTTCTCGTGATATCGGTTTTGTTATCGATGACACGTTTGTAAAAGCGAATATCTTACCGGATCGGGAACGCGAATTGGAAGCGATTCAGTATATAATTGATCAAATGAACCCGGCTAAAGTGGTTCGACCGCCACAGGAAGTGCATATTGAAGGGGGAGACGTGATGGTTTGGAATGATCATGTTTTTATCGGAACATATAAAGGAAGTGATTATAAAGAATATATTACCGCTCGAACCAATATGGAAGGGGTTGACTATATTAAAAAACTTTTCCCTCATAAAATTGTAAAAGAATTTGATCTGGTAAAGTCTAAAATTGAACCGAGAGATAATGCTTTGCACCTGGATTGTTGTTTTCAGCCGGTTGGAACCGATAAAGGAATCATCTATAAAAGCGGTTTTCGCGAAGAAGCGGATTATATGTATCTGGTGAACCTTTTCGGGATGGATAATCTGTTTCATATTGAAAGAGAGGAAATGTATCATATGAATTCGAATGTTTTTTCAATCGCACCGGATGTGGTCGTTTCGGAACGTAATTTTACACGTTTGAACAACTGGTTAAGAAGCAAAGGAATAACGGTTGAGGAAATTCCTTATGCTGAAATTGCGAAACAAGAAGGACTTTTAAGATGTTCAACCTTACCTTTGATCAGAGATTAA
- the eno gene encoding phosphopyruvate hydratase — translation MSMIIKVHARQILDSRGNPTVEVDVFTENGIMGRAAVPSGASTGEHEAVELRDGGKAYMGKGVLKAVENVNTIIASEIVGMSVFEQNAIDKVMIELDGTPNKSNLGANAILGVSLAVAKAAANELGMPLYRYVGGVSANTLPVPMMNIINGGSHSDAPIAFQEFMIMPVKAQNFTHAMQMGTEIFHNLKKVLHDRNLSTAVGDEGGFAPNLAGGTEDALDSIKLAVENAGYTFGDDVMIALDCAASEFYIDGKYDYTKFEGASGKVRTSEEQAQYLADLAAKYPIISIEDGMYEDDWNGWKLLTEKIGDKVQLVGDDLFVTNVQRLSKGIQENIANSILIKVNQIGTLTETIAAVNMAHNAGYTSVMSHRSGETEDNTIADLAVALNCGQIKTGSASRSDRMAKYNQLLRIEEELVEVAYFPQERAFKVK, via the coding sequence ATGAGCATGATTATTAAAGTTCACGCAAGACAAATATTAGACTCAAGAGGTAATCCAACTGTAGAAGTAGATGTTTTTACAGAAAACGGTATCATGGGAAGAGCGGCAGTTCCGTCAGGAGCTTCAACCGGTGAACATGAAGCAGTTGAATTAAGAGACGGAGGAAAAGCCTATATGGGTAAAGGAGTTTTAAAAGCGGTTGAAAATGTAAACACAATTATCGCTTCTGAAATCGTAGGAATGTCTGTTTTTGAACAAAATGCCATCGATAAAGTGATGATCGAGTTGGATGGTACACCTAATAAATCCAACTTAGGAGCAAATGCTATTTTAGGAGTTTCGTTGGCAGTTGCTAAAGCTGCGGCAAATGAGTTAGGTATGCCTTTGTATCGTTATGTGGGTGGAGTATCGGCGAATACACTTCCGGTTCCAATGATGAACATTATTAACGGAGGTTCGCATTCAGATGCGCCTATCGCTTTCCAGGAATTTATGATCATGCCGGTAAAAGCACAAAACTTTACGCATGCCATGCAAATGGGAACTGAAATTTTTCACAACCTGAAAAAAGTATTGCACGATAGAAATTTAAGTACAGCAGTAGGGGATGAAGGAGGTTTTGCTCCTAATTTGGCCGGAGGAACTGAAGATGCTTTGGATTCCATCAAGTTAGCAGTGGAAAATGCAGGATATACATTCGGTGATGACGTAATGATTGCATTGGATTGTGCAGCGTCTGAGTTTTATATTGACGGAAAATACGATTATACAAAATTTGAAGGAGCTTCAGGTAAAGTGAGAACTTCTGAAGAGCAAGCGCAATATTTAGCTGATTTAGCAGCGAAATATCCGATTATTTCAATCGAAGACGGAATGTATGAAGACGATTGGAACGGATGGAAATTATTAACGGAAAAAATTGGCGATAAAGTACAATTGGTTGGAGATGATTTATTCGTGACGAATGTTCAGCGTTTGTCAAAAGGAATTCAGGAAAATATCGCAAATTCAATTCTTATTAAGGTAAATCAGATCGGAACTTTAACCGAAACGATTGCGGCAGTAAATATGGCACATAATGCCGGATATACTTCAGTAATGTCGCACCGTTCAGGAGAAACCGAAGACAATACGATTGCAGATCTTGCGGTAGCGTTAAACTGCGGTCAGATCAAAACAGGATCAGCTTCCCGTTCCGATCGTATGGCAAAATACAATCAATTATTAAGAATTGAAGAAGAATTGGTAGAAGTGGCTTATTTTCCGCAGGAAAGAGCTTTTAAGGTGAAATAA
- the rpsK gene encoding 30S ribosomal protein S11, with protein sequence MAKANTKKRKVIVESTGEAHINATFNNIIISLTNKKGEVISWSSAGKMGFRGSKKNTPYAAQMAAEDCSKVALEAGLKKVKVYVKGPGNGRESAIRSLHNGGIEVTEIIDVTPMPHNGCRPPKRRRV encoded by the coding sequence ATGGCTAAGGCAAATACAAAAAAACGTAAAGTTATCGTTGAGTCAACAGGCGAAGCTCATATTAATGCAACTTTTAACAACATCATTATTTCTTTAACAAACAAGAAAGGTGAAGTTATTTCTTGGTCTTCAGCTGGTAAAATGGGTTTCAGAGGTTCTAAAAAGAACACTCCTTACGCAGCTCAGATGGCAGCAGAAGATTGTAGCAAAGTTGCTTTGGAAGCAGGACTTAAAAAAGTAAAAGTTTACGTTAAAGGTCCTGGAAATGGTAGAGAATCTGCCATCAGATCACTTCACAACGGAGGAATTGAAGTTACTGAAATTATCGATGTAACTCCAATGCCGCACAACGGATGTCGTCCTCCAAAAAGAAGAAGAGTTTAA
- a CDS encoding DNA-directed RNA polymerase subunit alpha: MAIFNFQKPDKVIMIDSTDFEGKFEFRPLEPGYGLTVGNALRRVLLSSLEGYAITSVRIEGVDHEFSTIAGVVEDVTEIILNLKQVRFKRQIEDIDNESVSISFSGKEQLTAGDFQKFISGFQVLNPELVICNLDSKITINMELTIEKGRGYVPAEENKKPNAPIGTIFTDSIYTPVKNVKYSIENFRVEQKTDYEKLVFEIITDGSIHPKDALTEAAKTLIHHFMLFSDERITLEADEIAQTESYDEESLHMRQLLKTKLVDMDLSVRALNCLKAAEVDTLGDLVSFNKNDLMKFRNFGKKSLTELDELVAVKGLTFGMDLTKYKLDKE; encoded by the coding sequence ATGGCAATATTTAATTTTCAAAAGCCCGATAAAGTTATCATGATCGATTCAACCGATTTTGAAGGTAAATTTGAATTCAGACCTTTAGAACCGGGATATGGATTGACTGTTGGTAACGCATTAAGACGTGTTTTGCTTTCTTCTTTGGAAGGATATGCAATCACATCGGTTCGTATTGAAGGTGTTGACCACGAATTCTCTACGATCGCAGGTGTGGTTGAAGATGTAACAGAAATCATCCTGAACCTGAAACAAGTTCGTTTCAAACGTCAGATCGAAGATATCGATAATGAATCTGTTTCTATCTCTTTTTCTGGTAAAGAGCAGCTTACTGCAGGTGATTTTCAAAAATTCATCTCCGGTTTCCAAGTGCTTAACCCGGAATTAGTTATCTGTAACCTTGATAGCAAAATTACCATTAACATGGAATTAACTATCGAAAAAGGTCGCGGTTACGTTCCTGCTGAAGAAAACAAAAAACCAAACGCACCTATAGGAACTATCTTTACAGACTCTATTTACACTCCTGTAAAAAATGTAAAGTATTCGATAGAAAACTTCCGTGTTGAACAAAAAACTGACTACGAAAAATTAGTTTTTGAGATCATTACTGATGGTTCTATTCACCCTAAAGATGCCTTAACAGAAGCAGCTAAAACGTTGATTCATCACTTTATGTTGTTCTCTGATGAAAGAATTACACTTGAGGCTGATGAAATTGCTCAAACAGAGTCTTATGACGAAGAGTCTTTACATATGAGACAATTGCTTAAAACCAAGCTTGTTGATATGGATCTTTCTGTTAGAGCACTAAATTGTTTAAAAGCGGCTGAAGTTGATACACTAGGCGATTTAGTATCATTTAATAAAAATGATCTGATGAAGTTCCGTAACTTCGGTAAGAAATCCTTAACGGAGCTTGACGAATTAGTAGCCGTTAAAGGCCTTACTTTCGGAATGGATCTGACTAAATATAAATTAGATAAAGAATAA
- a CDS encoding IS3 family transposase, with product MFGINRQVYYRSIKRAKFRRTLAEQVVTLVKEQRIAQPRLGTRKLYHILITELKALKVGRDKFFSILKANHLLIHPKRSYHLTTWSHHRFRKHPNLIKELDITSPEQVWVSDITYIGKREKPCYLSLITDAYSKKIMGYDVSDSLSTQGCIRALKMARKNRIFKSESLIHHSDRGIQYCSDEYQYLLKKYSLKCSMTQNSDPYENAVAERINGILKQEFRIDTYHLELYLMKKLIDEIIKKYNQIRPHWSNYMLTPNQMHLQRSIKIKTYKTKNRSNSEATSV from the coding sequence TTGTTCGGGATAAACAGGCAGGTTTATTATCGAAGTATTAAGCGCGCTAAATTCAGAAGAACCTTGGCAGAACAGGTTGTAACACTTGTAAAAGAGCAACGTATAGCTCAACCTCGGTTAGGAACACGTAAACTGTATCATATTCTTATAACTGAACTTAAAGCATTAAAAGTAGGCCGAGATAAGTTTTTTTCTATTTTAAAAGCTAATCATTTATTGATACACCCCAAAAGGAGTTATCATCTTACCACATGGTCACACCATCGTTTTAGAAAACATCCTAACTTGATAAAAGAGCTGGATATTACAAGCCCGGAACAAGTGTGGGTATCAGATATCACCTATATTGGAAAACGAGAAAAGCCTTGTTATCTGAGTTTAATAACTGATGCCTATTCAAAAAAGATAATGGGATATGATGTATCTGATTCTCTCAGTACACAAGGCTGTATCAGAGCCTTAAAAATGGCTCGTAAGAATAGGATATTTAAGTCTGAATCATTGATACATCATTCAGACAGGGGAATACAATATTGTTCGGATGAGTATCAGTATTTATTAAAGAAATACAGTCTAAAATGCAGTATGACACAAAACTCAGATCCGTATGAAAACGCAGTGGCTGAAAGAATAAACGGAATATTAAAACAAGAGTTTAGAATTGATACCTATCATCTTGAACTATATTTAATGAAGAAACTCATAGATGAGATTATTAAAAAATATAACCAGATTAGACCACATTGGTCAAACTATATGCTAACACCTAATCAAATGCATTTACAAAGAAGTATTAAAATAAAAACTTATAAAACAAAAAACAGAAGTAACTCGGAAGCTACTTCTGTCTAA
- the rplQ gene encoding 50S ribosomal protein L17, with protein sequence MRHGKKINHLSRQSGHRKSMLANMACSLIEHKRINTTVAKAKALKQFVEPLVTKSKEDTTHNRRIVFAYLRNKYAVTELFREVAAKVGDRPGGYTRIIKLGNRLGDNADMAMIELVDFNELYNGGKKEVKKATTRRGRAKKTEAAPAAEAPAAETTENTEATE encoded by the coding sequence ATGAGACACGGAAAAAAAATAAATCATTTAAGCAGACAGTCTGGACATAGAAAATCTATGTTGGCTAATATGGCTTGTTCTCTTATCGAGCACAAGCGTATCAATACTACTGTTGCTAAAGCTAAAGCTTTAAAGCAATTTGTAGAACCATTGGTAACAAAATCGAAAGAAGATACTACTCACAACCGTCGTATTGTTTTCGCTTACTTAAGAAACAAATACGCTGTTACTGAGTTATTCAGAGAAGTAGCTGCTAAAGTTGGTGATCGTCCAGGTGGATATACTCGTATTATCAAATTGGGTAACCGTCTTGGGGATAACGCTGATATGGCTATGATCGAATTAGTAGATTTCAACGAACTTTACAACGGAGGTAAAAAAGAAGTTAAAAAAGCAACTACTCGTCGTGGTAGAGCTAAAAAAACGGAAGCGGCTCCTGCTGCTGAAGCCCCTGCTGCTGAAACTACTGAGAATACAGAAGCTACTGAATAA